A single genomic interval of Trinickia acidisoli harbors:
- a CDS encoding BPSS1780 family membrane protein, giving the protein MHMRAVAARQGSRWIAEGWTLFQQCPGTWILLGLIDLLVTAVLYELPYASDLTAVFTVLWTGGMICAADHCRTTGSVRLADVLRGIRTSFQPLFAAAVFALLIAIVCDLTGDRASSALRLLAFGGASNTSSVLALIAGVLYSTAALLGTMALWLAPALIVLNGATPADALRASFAATWRNGAASLVYGLIVSGLMLACVLTLGVALLVVAPLIYLSTYAASLDMFPRER; this is encoded by the coding sequence ATGCATATGCGTGCGGTCGCCGCCCGTCAAGGTTCACGATGGATCGCAGAGGGCTGGACGCTGTTTCAGCAATGTCCGGGCACGTGGATCCTGCTCGGCCTCATCGATCTGCTCGTCACAGCCGTGCTCTACGAACTGCCTTACGCGAGCGATCTGACCGCGGTCTTCACCGTGCTGTGGACCGGAGGCATGATTTGTGCCGCCGATCACTGTCGCACGACGGGCTCGGTACGCCTGGCCGACGTGCTGCGCGGCATCCGCACGAGCTTTCAGCCGCTGTTCGCGGCGGCCGTGTTCGCGCTGCTGATAGCGATCGTCTGCGACCTGACGGGCGATCGGGCGTCGAGTGCGTTACGCTTGCTCGCGTTTGGCGGTGCGTCGAACACCAGCTCCGTGCTCGCATTGATCGCCGGCGTCCTCTATTCCACCGCCGCGCTGCTCGGCACGATGGCGCTTTGGCTCGCGCCCGCCCTCATCGTGCTGAACGGCGCCACGCCGGCCGATGCGCTGCGCGCGAGTTTCGCGGCGACGTGGCGCAATGGAGCCGCCTCGCTCGTCTACGGGCTCATCGTGTCCGGGTTGATGCTCGCTTGCGTGCTGACGCTCGGCGTCGCGTTGCTCGTCGTCGCGCCGCTCATCTACCTATCGACCTATGCCGCCAGCCTCGACATGTTTCCGCGCGAACGGTAG
- a CDS encoding sensor domain-containing phosphodiesterase, with product MIDAQASGLPRIESAFQPVLSLAHGAAVGYEALLRATHDEASCSPEQAFAVARRSGRYGEYERACTRHHVRRFVRFAGDESVLFVNLHPDVLVDPVHGPALVDDLLASGVMPGRVVIEILEARQETPSALIGAVERLRSHGFLIALDDFGAGLTNLGRVWDLRPDVVKLDRELICKAVSSYRNARSLLRLVDLLHDIGTFIVVEGIETEDQARLSVDCDADFVQGYYFGRPTIEVEAAAALTGIPTAGLDAQLMDARKLRRVGDLDELAPYRRAFGMFRDAWCAGVPVNEAARHFLACEWALRVFVLDDTGKQVGENIEASRHDDRRRATFPLLARSTGANWSKRAYFRDALVRPGETIVSEPYMSSSSKNLCVTLSAHVNVAGRGFVLGADLLFEGLCHTLA from the coding sequence ATGATCGATGCTCAAGCGTCCGGACTGCCGCGAATAGAAAGCGCCTTCCAGCCCGTGCTGTCGCTGGCTCACGGCGCGGCCGTCGGATATGAGGCGCTGCTTCGCGCGACCCACGACGAGGCGTCTTGCTCGCCCGAGCAAGCGTTCGCCGTGGCGCGACGCTCCGGGCGCTACGGCGAATACGAGCGTGCCTGCACGCGGCACCACGTGCGGCGCTTCGTCCGCTTCGCCGGGGATGAAAGCGTCTTGTTCGTCAATCTGCATCCGGACGTGCTCGTCGATCCGGTCCATGGGCCGGCGCTCGTCGACGACCTGCTGGCGAGCGGGGTCATGCCCGGGCGTGTCGTCATCGAGATCCTCGAGGCGAGGCAGGAAACGCCATCGGCGCTGATCGGCGCCGTCGAACGGCTCCGGAGCCACGGCTTTTTGATCGCGCTCGACGATTTCGGCGCGGGCCTGACCAATCTGGGCCGCGTCTGGGATTTGCGGCCCGACGTCGTCAAGCTCGACCGCGAATTGATTTGTAAGGCAGTTTCCAGCTATCGGAATGCGCGAAGCCTGCTGCGCCTCGTCGATCTGTTGCACGACATCGGCACGTTCATCGTCGTGGAAGGGATCGAGACGGAGGACCAAGCGAGGCTGAGCGTCGATTGCGATGCCGACTTCGTCCAGGGCTATTATTTCGGGCGGCCGACGATTGAAGTCGAGGCGGCAGCGGCGCTTACCGGCATCCCGACGGCCGGGCTCGACGCCCAACTCATGGATGCGCGCAAGCTGCGCCGCGTCGGCGATCTGGACGAGTTGGCGCCGTACCGGCGCGCGTTCGGCATGTTCCGCGACGCCTGGTGCGCCGGCGTTCCGGTGAACGAGGCCGCGCGGCATTTTCTGGCATGCGAATGGGCGCTGCGCGTGTTCGTGCTCGACGATACGGGCAAGCAGGTCGGCGAGAACATCGAGGCGAGCCGGCACGACGACCGGCGGCGTGCCACCTTCCCGCTATTGGCGCGCAGCACGGGGGCGAACTGGTCCAAACGGGCCTACTTCCGCGATGCGCTCGTCCGCCCGGGCGAGACGATCGTCAGTGAACCGTATATGTCGTCGAGCTCCAAGAATCTTTGCGTGACGTTGTCGGCGCATGTCAACGTGGCGGGGCGCGGCTTCGTCCTTGGCGCGGACCTATTGTTCGAAGGCTTGTGCCATACGCTTGCCTGA
- the ggt gene encoding gamma-glutamyltransferase, with protein sequence MNTISRIGMSARIAGSIAALTVSLGFAPSTPAFAKTGPQQPVLSASAMAVADEFSADAAERIFKEGGNAVDAAVAVAFTLAVTYPEAGNIGGGGFMTLYVNGKPYFMDYRERAPLAATKGMYLDKDGNVIKGMSLVGMRAVGVPGTVEGMWEVQKRFGRLKWKQVLAPAIRYARDGFDVSEQLQQRRDNSAKDFGDKTNFGRYFGQLKAGETFKQPEMAATLTRIADQGAKGFYEGKTADLIAAAMKARGGLITKEDLREYKAVWRQPVEANWNGYRVITAPPPSSGGVGLVQLLKMKADLKDDFTGVALNSAQYIHLVAEIEKRVFADRAQYLGDPDFYKVPVAQLIDDAYLAKRAAEVDPQKPSDTKSVQPGLGTSMPEKAETTHFSIIDKWGNAVSNTYTLNGYFGSGEVVDGTGIVLNDEMDDFSAKPGVANMFGVVGSDANAIEPKKRPLSSMTPTILTKDGKVAMVIGTPGGSRIFTSIFQVITDVYDFNMPLSDAVAAMRFHHQLLPPNTIFWEPYKPIEGELATELEAKGYVLKGQSFNGDIQVIKVDGGTPEAVADPRGRGVTRIVQ encoded by the coding sequence ATGAATACGATAAGTCGAATTGGAATGTCGGCCCGCATCGCCGGATCGATCGCGGCATTGACCGTCTCGCTCGGGTTTGCCCCGAGTACGCCGGCCTTTGCGAAGACGGGCCCGCAGCAGCCGGTGCTGTCGGCATCGGCGATGGCCGTGGCCGACGAGTTCAGCGCCGACGCGGCCGAGCGCATCTTCAAAGAAGGCGGCAACGCGGTCGACGCCGCGGTGGCCGTGGCGTTTACGCTCGCCGTGACCTATCCCGAGGCCGGCAACATCGGGGGCGGCGGCTTCATGACGCTCTACGTGAACGGCAAACCGTACTTCATGGACTACCGCGAACGGGCGCCGCTCGCCGCGACGAAGGGCATGTACCTCGATAAGGACGGCAACGTCATCAAGGGCATGAGCCTCGTCGGCATGCGCGCCGTCGGCGTGCCCGGCACGGTCGAGGGCATGTGGGAGGTGCAAAAGCGTTTCGGCAGGCTGAAGTGGAAACAAGTGCTCGCGCCGGCGATTCGCTATGCGCGCGATGGTTTCGACGTCAGCGAGCAGTTGCAGCAACGCCGGGACAACTCGGCGAAGGACTTCGGCGACAAGACCAACTTCGGCCGATACTTCGGGCAACTCAAGGCCGGCGAGACCTTCAAGCAGCCTGAAATGGCCGCAACGTTGACGCGCATTGCCGATCAAGGCGCAAAAGGATTCTACGAGGGCAAGACGGCCGACCTCATTGCCGCGGCGATGAAGGCGCGCGGCGGGCTCATTACGAAAGAGGATTTGCGCGAGTACAAGGCCGTGTGGCGACAGCCCGTCGAGGCGAACTGGAACGGCTACCGTGTGATTACGGCGCCGCCGCCGAGTTCGGGCGGCGTCGGGCTCGTGCAGTTGCTGAAGATGAAGGCCGATTTGAAGGACGATTTCACGGGTGTCGCGTTGAACTCGGCGCAGTACATTCATCTCGTCGCCGAAATCGAGAAGCGTGTGTTCGCCGATCGTGCGCAGTATCTCGGCGATCCCGACTTCTACAAAGTGCCGGTTGCGCAATTGATCGACGATGCCTATCTCGCCAAGCGCGCGGCCGAGGTCGATCCGCAGAAGCCGTCGGATACGAAGTCGGTGCAACCGGGGCTTGGCACGTCGATGCCTGAGAAGGCTGAAACGACCCACTTCTCGATCATCGATAAATGGGGCAATGCCGTCTCGAACACGTACACGCTGAACGGCTATTTCGGTTCCGGGGAAGTCGTGGACGGCACCGGCATTGTCCTGAACGATGAAATGGACGATTTCTCGGCGAAGCCCGGCGTGGCGAACATGTTCGGCGTGGTCGGCAGCGATGCCAACGCGATCGAGCCGAAGAAGCGGCCTTTGTCGTCGATGACACCGACGATCCTGACGAAGGACGGCAAGGTGGCGATGGTGATCGGCACGCCCGGCGGCTCGCGCATCTTCACGTCGATCTTCCAAGTCATCACCGATGTCTACGACTTCAATATGCCGCTGTCCGATGCCGTGGCGGCCATGCGCTTTCATCATCAGTTGCTGCCGCCCAATACGATTTTCTGGGAACCGTACAAGCCGATCGAAGGCGAGCTCGCGACAGAACTGGAAGCGAAAGGCTATGTGTTGAAAGGACAAAGCTTCAACGGCGACATCCAAGTCATCAAGGTGGACGGCGGGACGCCCGAGGCCGTGGCCGATCCGCGCGGCCGTGGCGTGACGCGCATCGTCCAGTGA
- a CDS encoding Lrp/AsnC family transcriptional regulator, translating to MTLDKTDRAILMAIQADGRITNASLADAVGLTETPCARRLKRLESDGYIEGYRALLSKPALQVGVTAFVLMRFGVHDRRLADEFEREVQALPRIVACHNVSGSADYLLHVVARDLEDYGAFVRDVLRALPGVTSVESVLSLREVKRDAGLPLL from the coding sequence ATGACTCTGGACAAGACCGATCGAGCAATTCTGATGGCGATCCAAGCGGATGGCCGTATTACCAACGCGAGCCTGGCCGACGCGGTGGGCTTGACGGAGACGCCTTGCGCGCGGCGCTTGAAGCGGCTCGAGTCCGACGGGTATATCGAGGGTTATCGCGCCCTGCTGTCGAAGCCGGCCCTGCAGGTGGGCGTGACGGCCTTCGTCCTCATGCGGTTCGGCGTGCACGACCGGCGCCTGGCGGACGAGTTCGAGCGCGAAGTCCAGGCTTTGCCTCGCATCGTCGCCTGTCATAACGTCTCGGGCAGCGCCGACTATCTGCTGCACGTCGTCGCGCGCGATCTCGAAGACTACGGCGCGTTCGTGCGCGACGTGCTGCGCGCCTTGCCGGGCGTGACGTCGGTGGAATCCGTTCTATCGCTGCGCGAGGTCAAACGCGACGCGGGCCTGCCGCTGCTTTGA
- a CDS encoding chemotaxis protein CheV, whose amino-acid sequence MAADHHSIDERTNLTSTNKFELLLFRLGAAPGNDDSHELYGINVFKVREIMTMPTITPIAGASEHMIGAVDIRGQIIPVIDLPKLMGCNPTRGLNILLVTEFARSTQAFAVEEVDDIVRLEWNQVLSAEGSAGGNSVTSIARIDGNTGDSRLAQVVDVEQVLRDVFPAQHKSVEAADVGTSVRMSGGAKILAADDSGFARKLIEQSLAALGAEYIITKTGQEAWDTLTKIAAEAQKEGVRARDKVALVLTDLEMPEMDGFMLTRQIKADERLRDIPVIIHSSLTGTANEAHVKNAGATGYVAKFAAGDLAEAIRQALAA is encoded by the coding sequence ATGGCCGCTGATCATCACTCGATCGACGAACGCACCAACCTGACGAGCACCAACAAGTTCGAGCTCCTGCTGTTCCGGCTCGGTGCCGCGCCCGGGAACGACGACTCGCACGAGTTGTACGGCATCAACGTCTTCAAGGTTCGCGAAATCATGACGATGCCGACGATCACCCCGATCGCGGGCGCCTCGGAGCACATGATCGGCGCCGTCGACATTCGCGGCCAAATCATCCCCGTCATCGACTTGCCGAAGCTGATGGGTTGCAACCCGACACGCGGCCTGAACATCTTGCTCGTCACCGAGTTCGCCCGCTCGACGCAAGCGTTTGCGGTCGAGGAAGTGGACGACATCGTGCGTCTCGAGTGGAATCAAGTGCTGTCGGCCGAAGGATCGGCCGGCGGCAACTCGGTCACGAGCATCGCCCGCATCGACGGTAATACCGGCGATTCGCGCCTCGCGCAGGTGGTCGATGTCGAACAGGTGCTGCGCGACGTCTTCCCGGCTCAGCACAAGAGCGTCGAAGCGGCCGACGTGGGCACGTCGGTCAGGATGAGCGGCGGCGCCAAGATCCTGGCCGCCGACGATTCGGGCTTCGCCCGCAAGCTCATCGAACAAAGCCTCGCCGCCCTCGGCGCCGAGTACATCATCACGAAGACGGGCCAAGAAGCCTGGGATACGCTGACGAAAATCGCCGCCGAAGCGCAGAAGGAAGGCGTTCGGGCGCGCGACAAGGTCGCACTCGTGCTGACCGACCTCGAAATGCCCGAGATGGACGGCTTCATGCTGACGCGCCAGATCAAAGCCGACGAGCGCCTGCGCGACATCCCCGTCATCATCCACTCGTCGCTGACCGGCACGGCCAACGAAGCGCACGTCAAAAACGCCGGCGCCACGGGCTACGTCGCAAAGTTTGCGGCCGGAGATTTGGCCGAGGCCATTCGCCAAGCGCTCGCCGCTTAA
- a CDS encoding DEAD/DEAH box helicase, translated as MNAPSSARPLTTFHPAVAAWFESAFAAPTDAQIRAWPSIRRGKSTLVAAPTGSGKTLTAFLWALDELVREGLAHGGALPDETLVVYVSPLKALSNDIHANLERPLAGIGEALARLGSPRIDIRTAVRTGDTTQQERNALKRRPSHILVTTPESLYVLLSSDSGRRMLATTRTVIVDEIHAMAGSKRGAHLALSLERLDALCKRQLPRIGLSATQKPIEAVARFLVGTSEAARCAIVDVGHHRERDLALELPPVPLEAVMANEVWERVYDRLAELASAHATTLVFVNTRRMAERAARHLTDRLGKDAVAAHHGSMAKEHRLDAEQRLKRGALRVLIATASLELGIDIGDVELVCQLGSPRAIAPFLQRVGRSGHQVGGMPKGRLFPTSRDDLVECAALIDCVRRGELDALTIPQAPLDVLAQQIVAEVACAEWSEDALFACVKRAAPYADLTRAQYDAVLRMLAEGYTSRHGPRGAYIHRDVVNGTLRGRRGGKMTAVTSGGTIPDNADYAVLLEPQGLNIGTVNEDFAVESLAGDVFQLGNTSYKIVRVEPGRVRVVDAQGQAPNIPFWLGEAPGRSDELSAAVSRLRARVDELLGSPKRLPASRDEDPMHASPPMHAHVVRVLMDDLAIDESAARQIVDYLARAKAALSVLPTQRALVMERFFDESGGTQLVVHSLFGSRINRAWGLALRKRFCRTFNFELQAAATEDAIVLSLTGSHSFALDEVWRFLHSNSAEHVLIQALLDAPLFNVRWRWNAVTSLALPRFTGGRKTPPQLQRMKSEDLLAAVFPDQVACLENIVGERELPHHPLVDQTVDDCLHEAMDCEGWLALLRRIERGDVALVTRELSAPSPLAAEILNARPYAFLDDAPLEERRTQAVLSRRWSNPEAASDLGALDADAIEAVRNEAWPQARNADEMHEALMGLACIDETEARVQEGWLGWLDALARSGRATRMQIAEDEALWLPVERLACLRAVYPDAAFAPRLVAPKGFDEAWKDEAALVDVLRARLSGLGPEPVPTIARALALPASSVAAALVTLESEGYAMRGRFSPGATQDEWCERHLLARIHRYTIKRLRREIEPVERAEFVRYLIEWQRLAPGARGMGRDALAATLEQLEGFEAAAAAWEEEILPARLRDYAGSTLDELCRSGQFVWARLAADGRSAAAPVRTTPIVLLPRRALPTWHALADCRAAQAPASDALSPRAQALFDALTRHGAMFFDELAAEVRALPLEIEAALGELVAAGLVNADGFAGLRALIAPAVARQRSGRVMTRRAMHRGAFIGGMQDAGRWALLRRPTVSDRSPSSDPQTTQASDRPSPASRASTQTLSPDTIEHVAMALLRRYGVVFWQLLEREAAWLPRWRDLLHVFHRMEARGQIRGGRFVNALSGDQFALPEALALLREVRKREPDGQFVCVCAADPLNIVGTILPGEKVPAWVGNRIAFRNGACAATLIASKFEFAADLTAAEREAARLCLAHRA; from the coding sequence ATGAATGCCCCGTCCAGCGCCCGCCCGCTCACCACGTTTCATCCGGCTGTTGCCGCGTGGTTCGAATCGGCGTTCGCCGCGCCGACCGACGCGCAAATACGCGCGTGGCCCTCTATCCGCCGCGGCAAATCGACGCTCGTCGCCGCGCCCACCGGGTCGGGCAAGACGCTGACGGCATTCCTATGGGCGCTCGATGAACTCGTGCGCGAGGGCCTCGCTCATGGGGGCGCACTGCCCGACGAGACGCTCGTCGTCTACGTCTCGCCGCTCAAAGCGCTGTCGAACGACATTCACGCCAATCTCGAGCGGCCGCTGGCGGGCATCGGCGAAGCGCTCGCGCGGCTCGGCTCGCCGCGCATCGACATTCGCACGGCTGTCCGTACGGGTGACACCACTCAACAAGAACGCAATGCGCTCAAACGACGGCCGTCGCATATCCTCGTGACGACGCCGGAATCGCTCTACGTGCTGCTGTCATCGGATTCGGGGCGACGCATGCTCGCGACCACGCGCACCGTCATCGTCGACGAGATTCATGCAATGGCCGGCAGCAAGCGCGGCGCGCATTTGGCACTCTCGCTGGAACGGCTCGATGCGCTATGCAAACGGCAACTGCCGCGCATCGGGTTGTCCGCCACGCAAAAACCCATCGAAGCAGTTGCGCGCTTTCTCGTCGGTACGAGCGAGGCGGCGCGCTGCGCGATCGTCGACGTCGGCCATCATCGCGAACGCGATCTCGCGCTCGAGTTGCCGCCCGTACCGCTCGAAGCGGTCATGGCCAACGAAGTGTGGGAGCGCGTCTATGATCGGCTTGCCGAACTCGCGAGCGCGCATGCGACGACGCTCGTCTTCGTCAATACGCGGCGCATGGCCGAGCGCGCGGCCCGTCACTTAACCGATCGCTTGGGCAAGGACGCCGTGGCCGCCCATCACGGCAGCATGGCGAAGGAGCATCGGCTCGATGCCGAACAGCGGTTGAAGCGCGGTGCGCTGCGCGTGCTGATCGCAACCGCGTCGCTCGAGCTCGGCATCGACATCGGCGACGTCGAGCTCGTGTGTCAGCTCGGCTCGCCGCGCGCGATCGCCCCGTTCCTGCAACGTGTCGGACGCTCGGGGCATCAGGTCGGCGGCATGCCGAAGGGGCGGCTTTTCCCCACCTCGCGCGATGACCTCGTCGAATGCGCGGCACTCATCGATTGCGTGCGACGCGGCGAACTCGATGCGCTGACGATACCGCAGGCGCCGCTCGACGTGCTCGCGCAGCAGATCGTCGCCGAGGTGGCTTGTGCAGAGTGGAGCGAAGACGCGCTGTTCGCCTGCGTCAAACGGGCGGCGCCCTATGCCGATCTCACGCGCGCGCAATACGATGCCGTCTTGCGCATGCTGGCCGAAGGCTACACGAGCCGTCACGGCCCGCGCGGCGCCTACATCCATCGCGACGTCGTCAACGGAACGCTGCGCGGCCGCCGCGGCGGCAAGATGACGGCCGTCACCTCCGGCGGCACGATTCCCGACAACGCCGACTATGCCGTGCTGCTCGAGCCGCAAGGCTTGAACATCGGAACCGTCAACGAAGACTTTGCCGTCGAGAGCCTGGCCGGCGATGTGTTCCAGCTCGGCAACACGTCCTACAAGATCGTGCGCGTCGAGCCTGGACGCGTACGCGTCGTCGATGCGCAAGGGCAAGCACCGAATATTCCGTTCTGGCTCGGCGAGGCGCCCGGGCGCAGCGATGAATTATCAGCAGCCGTCTCGCGGCTCAGAGCTCGCGTCGACGAATTGCTCGGCAGTCCTAAGCGATTGCCGGCATCGCGCGATGAAGATCCCATGCACGCGTCCCCGCCCATGCATGCGCATGTCGTCCGCGTACTGATGGACGATTTGGCGATCGACGAAAGCGCCGCCCGTCAAATCGTCGACTATCTCGCGCGCGCGAAGGCGGCGCTCTCGGTATTGCCGACCCAACGCGCGCTCGTCATGGAGCGATTCTTCGATGAATCGGGCGGCACGCAGCTCGTCGTTCATTCGCTGTTCGGCAGCCGCATCAATCGCGCTTGGGGCCTCGCACTGAGAAAGCGGTTCTGTCGAACGTTCAACTTCGAGCTTCAGGCTGCCGCGACCGAAGACGCAATCGTGTTGTCGCTGACGGGTAGTCACAGCTTCGCGCTCGACGAAGTGTGGCGCTTCCTGCATTCGAACAGCGCCGAGCATGTCTTGATTCAAGCATTGCTCGACGCGCCGCTTTTCAACGTGCGCTGGCGCTGGAACGCCGTCACTTCGCTCGCGCTGCCGCGCTTCACGGGCGGTCGCAAAACGCCGCCGCAGTTGCAGCGTATGAAGAGCGAAGACTTGCTCGCCGCCGTCTTTCCCGATCAGGTGGCGTGCCTCGAAAACATCGTCGGCGAGCGCGAATTGCCGCATCATCCGCTCGTCGATCAAACCGTCGACGACTGCCTGCACGAAGCGATGGACTGCGAGGGATGGCTCGCGCTGCTGCGGCGCATCGAGCGCGGCGACGTCGCACTCGTCACGCGCGAGCTGTCGGCGCCCTCGCCGCTCGCCGCCGAGATCCTCAATGCGCGCCCCTATGCCTTTCTCGACGACGCGCCGCTCGAAGAACGCCGCACGCAAGCGGTGTTGTCCCGGCGCTGGAGCAATCCCGAGGCCGCATCCGATCTCGGCGCGCTCGATGCCGACGCGATCGAAGCCGTGCGCAACGAAGCGTGGCCGCAAGCCCGCAACGCCGACGAAATGCACGAGGCATTGATGGGGCTCGCCTGCATCGACGAAACCGAAGCGCGCGTACAGGAAGGCTGGCTCGGATGGCTCGACGCGCTCGCTCGATCCGGACGCGCGACACGCATGCAGATCGCCGAAGACGAAGCACTGTGGTTGCCCGTCGAACGTTTGGCGTGCTTGCGCGCTGTCTATCCCGACGCCGCGTTCGCGCCGCGCCTCGTCGCACCGAAGGGCTTCGACGAAGCGTGGAAGGACGAAGCAGCGCTCGTCGACGTACTGCGTGCGCGACTGTCCGGCCTCGGCCCCGAGCCCGTGCCCACGATCGCGCGCGCGCTCGCGCTGCCGGCGTCGAGCGTCGCCGCCGCGCTCGTGACGCTCGAAAGCGAAGGCTATGCGATGCGCGGCCGCTTCAGTCCCGGCGCCACGCAGGACGAGTGGTGCGAACGCCATTTGCTCGCGCGCATTCATCGCTACACGATCAAGCGGCTGCGCCGCGAAATCGAACCCGTGGAACGGGCCGAGTTCGTGCGCTATCTGATCGAATGGCAGCGCCTTGCACCCGGTGCGCGCGGAATGGGTCGCGACGCGCTCGCAGCCACGCTCGAACAACTCGAAGGCTTCGAAGCAGCGGCGGCCGCTTGGGAAGAGGAGATCTTGCCGGCGCGCCTGCGCGATTACGCCGGCAGCACGCTCGACGAGCTGTGCCGATCGGGCCAGTTCGTCTGGGCCCGCCTCGCCGCAGACGGGCGCAGCGCCGCGGCGCCGGTGCGAACGACGCCGATCGTCCTGCTGCCGCGGCGCGCTTTGCCCACATGGCACGCGCTCGCCGATTGCCGCGCGGCTCAAGCGCCCGCATCGGATGCGCTATCGCCTCGCGCTCAAGCGCTCTTCGATGCGCTGACGCGGCATGGCGCCATGTTCTTCGATGAATTGGCGGCTGAAGTGCGCGCGCTACCGCTCGAGATCGAAGCCGCGCTCGGCGAACTCGTCGCGGCCGGACTCGTCAACGCCGACGGCTTTGCCGGACTGCGCGCCCTCATCGCGCCTGCCGTCGCGCGCCAGCGCAGTGGACGCGTCATGACTCGGCGAGCGATGCATCGCGGCGCGTTCATCGGCGGGATGCAGGACGCGGGGCGTTGGGCATTGCTGCGACGGCCCACCGTCTCGGATCGATCGCCGTCATCGGACCCGCAAACGACGCAGGCCTCCGACAGGCCATCGCCGGCATCGCGCGCAAGCACGCAGACGCTGTCGCCGGACACGATCGAGCACGTCGCGATGGCCCTGTTGCGCCGCTACGGCGTCGTGTTTTGGCAATTGCTCGAGCGCGAGGCGGCATGGCTGCCGCGTTGGCGCGATCTGCTGCACGTGTTTCATCGAATGGAAGCGCGAGGCCAAATACGCGGCGGACGGTTCGTGAACGCGCTATCGGGCGATCAGTTCGCGCTGCCCGAGGCGCTCGCTTTGCTGCGCGAGGTGCGCAAGCGCGAACCGGATGGACAGTTCGTCTGCGTATGCGCGGCCGATCCGCTCAACATCGTCGGCACGATCCTGCCCGGCGAGAAGGTCCCCGCATGGGTCGGCAATCGCATTGCGTTTCGCAACGGCGCATGCGCGGCCACGTTGATTGCAAGCAAGTTCGAATTCGCGGCCGATTTGACCGCCGCGGAAAGGGAGGCTGCACGGCTTTGCCTCGCGCATCGAGCATGA